The Silene latifolia isolate original U9 population chromosome 4, ASM4854445v1, whole genome shotgun sequence region AAACCCGATATTACCAAAATGAGAGATCATAACCTTTAAAAAAGCGGGCAGACGAAGGCCAACACCGACCATCCTTCCTCACAATCTCCCTCTCCTCCTTAACCAAACCAGCAACCACCTTATCAATCCCACGAGCGACGGTCGAGGGTGGGACCCAAAAGGAGCCACCAGGGACTAAAGGAAGCCAATCAGGCTTCGAACCCTTGATCACTACATTATGTACCACCTCCTCCAGCTTAGCCACCGCTGCTGTTGATTTTGACGAATGGTGACGGAGGGTGGCAAGGCgggtggaggaggaggagaggtGGCGGATTACGGTGGTGGAGAGGGGTCTAGCCATCATTATGATTAGCCCTCTCCAGCCACCTCGGTATCGGATTTCGAGGAGGAAGAAATGTGGGATGAGATGTGATACGGATTGGGGGGTATActatattgtatatatatacaGAGAAGGTAGTTATTCATGGCGGAAAATGCGTGAGGTTAGTTTCCATTTTTAGCAAGTGGATAAAATAATCGTTGTTTGACAGTTAAGACGGTCATAAATTACTACCGTGAATTGTGAACTTATTACTTGTTAATTCTTCAATCAATTAATTACCTTCATTTTTGGGTTAAAATTTATATAAATTGTTGTGTAATACTGTACAACATTATAGTAAAATAAGTTTGTGAAAGACTGAACTCGATATTTTATAATCAATTTTTGATCTAAAAtttaaatatattattattatttgtatttaATAGGTTTGTCTTATACAATTGTGTGTAAGATGGTCGAACAAGAGAATAACtagtactccctctatttttctatatatgacattctcacatttcgagacacacatttctctctttaatatctctcaaattatatgcttaaatatagtgatatgtatactcatatgaaagagtttttcataaGGAATTTAATGAGTAAAGTATACTCTAAGAACCTAAAGTATATAATAATGTAGCTTTAAGGACCTGAAGTACAAAAGTGAATCGTTAAGGAATTGAAGTATTTTAAGTTAATCGTTAAGGACCTAAAGTATATAATAATGTAGCTTTAAGGACCTGAAGTATCAAAATTTAATCGTTAAGGACCTGAGAACAAACTTACATCAATTCAATACCCTTGTTTCAAACcattaaattaaaaaataaaaaacaaaattaatttcaaatacaaaatcaagatAAAACCGATATTTGAGTAATATTCCAACATGTTTCTTCATCGCTAGTTCCATCAATAGTTAAAAGAATCATTAGTATCTTCAGATCAAAACTCTTTTTGCATCAATAAGTTTCTTCGTCTTATTTGTCCCATATTTTCTTTATCCTCTCTAGTTTTACTTCAACCTTCTGATGTGCCCCAAAACTTTCCGTAATTCTTACGTGAAATGGTCTATTTATATAAAAATCActcatttaaattaataataaACTATTATGTCAAGTTCAAAACCCTCTTATTCTAAAATTTGGGTAAAATAATTGCCAATTTGcaataataaaagacaattcacTACAATCAATTGCACTTGGTACTCCATAAAAACCAAAAATTTATAGGATCAATTGCACTTGGTACTCCTAGCCTTACATGTCGTTCTCCCACATACTTTGAAGATCTACAAGCAAGCCCCACAAAATTTGGAATTGTATAATGGTCTGATGAAAAATATGAGAGAACGACCGGGAAGGCTAGGAGGCgggtatatatatattttttaggaTAAAAGTGGTGAGGAATATGTGGATAATTGGAGTGAAGTGTTGGTGATTTGTACGTGATCAGCGGTCATTTAAGTGTAGTCGGGTTTTCAACCGAAATCGGTATAGACTCGGTATGAATATAATATGGGTTCGGAGGTGTGGAGTACACACCCGTATAATTAAGTTGTCGAGTTTATGGTTTATTTGGATGGTATAATGAAATAAAGTTGGCAAAAGGCCTAATTAGCCAAGTACATTGGTTTGTACGGTTAATCTACCAACAGTTTTCATCCAAAGGGTTTGTATCTTATATATACATATAAATACAATGAAGGTTATGAAAAAATAACATAATGAAAATGAATTTTCAGATTTCGGGAAAAAGTAAGAACATTAAAAAACTCCTTAAAGTAATCTCTTTATCTTTGCCTAGATGAAGAGGGTCTCAACCGTCTTATCCTACAAGGGATTTCGTGTAACCCAAGGCATGAAATAGGGTCGAAATACTCTTAAGGAAAGCGTGCTCTTCGTGATTCGGTTGATATCTAAGTTTATGATCTTTATCACTGTTACCCTATACACATAAAACCAACATTCTTAAGAGTATTTTCAATTTTGTGATAACGATCGATACTGTTTGCAAGGAGACAACCATATCTCGGTGCAATTGAGTTTGCAGGTTGTCAATTTGGGTTGGGAATTTATTATCCTAATGAGTatgtaagtgtaacacccccatattcagaggagccttaactaggccttccttaggatataagggtgttaccatctcggttgcccgaggacagtaataatcaaacgtcaataaaagaactataataatgtattacaagtgatttaaaccaacaagctatatgaaagatacaactctgAGACTACTTGCTATGACTAttgaatctcgtgaagactcatcccacTTTGAACTCcgcctatcaacaacatcaataccggctaagaccgactgctcaccataagggatcacggcagacacataacaaacaaacaaccatacaaggtcagtactgagataagataagacaatggcaactacaaatATCAATGTAAACAATACCATCAATCCCAACCGCAATCACCACAATCCAATCAACTCATCGATCATCCTTTGGACCACCACCCGATGGAGGACCggaccgtacccaccaaatccccgctcatcgtatcgagcgatcaccctgtccattaatgtgcacatcccttcgtggcgggttccacgaggaaggcgaaactaggcgtgaagccactcccgcaagtgaccccactcggcccgaggccacgcctcgcgaaccatcaacaacgatcacaaccacaatcacaaagacaattactatatcaaacaaccaaacataaTACTGACCACAacatccgacacactagaccatctacagaaactgagtaggcgaacctacctttaagcaaccgcaaccaatccacgccgacagataacatatccagcgaccaagcaaagcctataaccaccatacaaatatctattactaacaagcaaaccctaactatagagacaaagacacggatgatgattatgacatacctattagggagaaactcagcaagagaccgctacccgacacaagtgatgccctcccaaggttcaaagatcttcaaaaaggcttccatggaggttttgaggtgaagggaagggaaagaggcgactgaaggataagaggaaagtggcggaagtgatatgcggatttaacaaaacgcgatataaaaccctcatcaaaaccgggtactcgatcgagtaccaacatactcgatcgagtagccccctactcgatcgagtaacctcgctactcgatcgagtagcctctactctatcgagtaccactcttatcacgcaacccaagatgacttcaaagacttacttctaagactattcccgctcccaaggtcagtcaacgctggtcaaagggtccctaaaaggacgggtattacagtcttccccccttaaaaagaacttcgtccccgaagttcaactcatctctCCCGCTCATGGCACGGAACCAACACCGTCTCACCAACCTTCCCGGTCAAACCATTATCTCTTGGCAATACcatcccccccatgtcatcatcatcaccgtccacatTTATACATATCGATTCTTATTACTGTCATGCAAGCGTCACCACCGTCAACCGTGAttctatatatataaataaaacatCTGACTCGCAATGTGAATCGCCACTCACGATCACCCAACCCACAGTAACAGCTATCAAACTatcaatctagaacatgtctcatattaactttcatgtggtacgactactgccaccatgttacttggcaacgtgattcaaatacgattcatcgcactataactattttttttttttcataaccgtcttttgaaacatacaaccacactcactttaaagaactaaagtaattcgttatactaaagcagaacataataccaacaacattataaacaactaccaacaacgttataaacaagcaaaacattattcaaaagcaacctttttatttcgcgacattactcttcccctctaaaaaggaacttcgtccccgaagttcaccacccaaattacCACGCATTTTACTTATTATTTGATTCATGACATGGGTTAAAACATGTTATCTATCGCGGACATTACTCGTTAAGCACAAACTCGTTAAATTAGCAATTATACACTAACCAGGACTAGTTAGTGCCGTCTAGAAGGCACGATACTATGGTATGCACAAGTGTGTGAGAAGATATAATTCCGATAAATAAGTCGTAATAAGGcgtatgcaacattaaagtaCAAGAAACTATCGCTACTTCACTAGctgtgacaaatacgcttataaacttcaagcacgacttccaacatatgaatttaacggttcaaaggtgttactacacactaataaccacattaaacattaaacttgccgTTATAAAAcgattgaacatttttaattttcaaaaacctcctgtaacagtgctactcgatcgagtaggtaacggtactcgatcgagtgccatgttactcgatcgagtgtcttggctactcgatcgagtagcccgagttcAGAATGCTTTCTCTCTTCCTTTCCTGCAGccactcgatagagtgtggggtactctgtcgagtacctgcaggCCAAGTGCCTTACACAACGTGTCATAGACCGACATATGTACACATGACTGTCACATAAGTTGAGTCGGGATGACGCCCCGACTCTCAATCATCCTGCAAACGGTTAAAGTAGttaatccggccttatggcctagcgatacaagttcataaataaagtttcaactaaaacaaccgaaaatctaaccacgctaccaacaacaactactactaaCGATCATGAACAAAGGtagaaacaaggagtatcactcctgctgctgctgctgctgctgctcaaacatcacctcatcatcaccaccacccgaagtacctgctcccgatgacccgatccccgcatccgctcccgctcctgggcccacgtaccatggagtcaagccaccgtaggggaaggactgaggtgccccccacgtcgactgatccaccccgtaggaatggaaaacccctgagtagtccccaactccactccaccaaactggatgcggtccctcggtccctatcccctgagcgtacgccatctcgtgcatgttccggagtgtcaaggtagatgacactctctccgccaggtaactggatcgcgtctccggggtgtcgaggtaagggtagcatggaaaagactgctgctgctgtggtgctactggctgtggcctagtctccgaggccctctccctcacccgacggggtcccctcaccactctgggtctctccaccacctgaactcccgcattctcgcccttcgtcggctccggcatctcctcgaggatggtgccgtcgatgagataggtctgtagctggcggggtctgtcatcatcctcctcctcctcgtcatcggagtccaccgtcctctttgtcggctccaagggctccatGGGTggtaggtgctcaggagctggaatcttcatccaactcatcccctacaccctccacgctaggctaccgtcagccaaggtcctcaaccatttcaggtcgagatagtagtcacgatccatggtaggcactggggtagctagaggcacgtacgccgaagaagcctcaaaagaggttagcttttcagctaaccgagtggcaatagcaccacaactcaggtaccgggaaggggaagaagccatcaaggcaagggcagcacaaactatggaaggagcattaaagaccactttcctggcccgctccgggttgaggtacgacatcagaagtaagacctcatgattattcaatttactgatatcctttctgtcatagaggaggttcgaaaggGAACGGAGAAAGACTCTCAAGGTAatatgctgaacgtcattaatcagcatgttgctcgaggtgggagcttgcttcccagtcaagcaaggcattaggcggcagacgccgcactcagctggaatatcggttatggaatccttgggaggcttggccaacccaaggtgagaggcaaacaaatccatggtcaacagaaaactggtattcatcaatctaaactcaacagtctgacccgctgggtcatagttaaaagagctcatgaactccaaggtaagaaaagggtaagtatgcttcctcagcctatacaaacccgtaaaacccaaggtctcgaatatgtgatggacatccgtctctatctctaactcctctaacacagtggtgtctatacacttcgtaggtctcattttgcgtttttgtaaggctacaaaacgctccctctgcttgaaatcaacaaaaacaactgtagggtattcggggactgcgggtaccacaggtccactcccctcccccgtctcaggtgggttacccctcccccgcttactttggcgtgttccaaggttcagtctcggcatctgctttaggcaTAAGTTTAACAACTTGCATAAACATTCAAGCATTTATTTCATGTAATTCGAATTCGATATACTCAGCTAGGCATACCAATTTATCAACAACTTtcaacatgtgaagcacataatttacGCCTGTTAGCTTTGAACATGAAACtaagtacacacattcaccagcaTGTTCCAAAAATTGACATGTAAGCGCAGGTTATTACTACTCATAATccatagttgtgaaagaaattatcatggtgattacatatgttcaacaaattcgaatatcctagcatgcttctaaatgttgttccaaacacacttctCATCACATGTAAGTCATCCTTACTAGTTCATGGACAAGAATAGCTTAGAGCATATAAttatcacccttcactattatgaacaacaactcgactagaattttcagacggtctttacagctgtgataattttggcatattttcatcaattatcgtttctaattttcatattgaagttcaactcatacTTATTGCAATGATTGACTCATGTTTGAGAAGATTTATTTGGTGAGTCAATTGCTATGTGATAACATAGGATTACGCATGAACTTTTATAATCCATGTTTAGTGCTTGGTAATGTGCGGTTACACATTTTTCTATTAAATTGTGATTAGGCTTATTGTTTTAAGATGACATCATGTTTATCAATTTGGCAAGGTTGCACATTATGATATGCAGTTTTTTGTTATTTGATGAAGTGACTTGAATCATTAATTAATTGATTCTTGAATTTTTGTGGCCATTCCATGCTATTGTTTTGGTTAATGATATAGAATCAAAGACAGTTTTATTTGAGTTCTTTTGTCTCGGTCTGGGCTTTTGTTCTCGTACTCTTTTTTAACCGAATGTCGTAtttcatgtttattagtcataaTAAGTTTTTGTCCTTCAATGATGGCTATTATTGGAGTACATGTAATTATGTTGGTTATTATTATGCATGAAAGATGTTCATTATGTTGTTATACATAATGTTGTTAGTGTTGGGTTTGATCCATCTTTTATATTTATTAAATATGATGTCTTGATCAATGGATATTTGATCGGTTGTTTAATATGTTGTTAGTGTACTAACTGTTTTGTAATGATTGTTTAACATGTTAATGTTTTGTCTAAAGCTTTTTAAagtttgattatttaattaattttaccaTATAATCTCGGGAAATATGGTTTGTGATAACCATGGTGAGATTATGGAGTCATGGTGGTTTAACCATGTAAGAGGTACATCAATAGCATTGAATGTACAATTTTTTGACGAGTCCGGTAAAGGAGTAGTCATTTGTTATAAGATAATTGACAAGTTGATCTTTGGAATAGACCAAAGATGATTTACCTGGTAAAAGGTGGTTCTGTTATCATGTTCTTCTATGAAGGACATGGGGGAGGTAATATGATCCTTGGTATTAGGATTAAGGGTAAGAGTATTAATAATATTCTCCGGTTAATACTCCTATGAGTCGAGTGTAATACTTTTATCCACAGGTAAAAGTGGAATCAAAACTCGGGTTTACAATTCACAAGGGCTTGAGTATTGCGGTTTGACAAGTTGAGTAAGTATACTAGTATAGCTAGTACTCATCTTTGGCAAGCGATTAAGCAAGTGTG contains the following coding sequences:
- the LOC141651135 gene encoding uncharacterized protein LOC141651135; the protein is MARPLSTTVIRHLSSSSTRLATLRHHSSKSTAAVAKLEEVVHNVVIKGSKPDWLPLVPGGSFWVPPSTVARGIDKVVAGLVKEEREIVRKDGRCWPSSARFFKGLTQSPLEGETTSKHSKTSEEEENKAKFV